In one window of Bizionia sp. M204 DNA:
- a CDS encoding HTTM domain-containing protein gives MRLTNFLFKQVDNSALIVFRIIFGLLCLLESIGAIFTGWIKRTLIDPQFTFSFIGFEWLQPLPGNGMYIYYTIMGLFGLFIMLGYKYRVSAFMFTLLWTGTYLMQKSSYNNHYYLLVLLSAIMIILPAHKNVSIDAKLNPKIKEIAMPNWCRYIFVLQMFIVYTYGSIAKLYPDWLDASVMAILMKSKEHYFLIGEFLQNEWMHYFLAYGGILFDGLIIPLLLYKPTRKLAFFASIFFHLFNSFVFQVGIFPYLSLAFALFFFEPKTIHRIFLKRKPFYEGSEVIIPPYKKPMLTVFGIYFLVQILLPLRQHVFPQSVLWTEEGHRMSWRMMLRSKSGHTLYHVVDKKTQVRTTINLDYYLTPKQKRLASAKADVIWQFAQILKEDFAKKGQDVSVFVDCRISVNGRSYIPFINPKIDIAATKWSAFKHSEWILPPKQDYFTR, from the coding sequence ATGCGACTCACTAATTTTCTTTTTAAACAAGTAGATAATTCGGCCTTAATAGTTTTTCGGATTATTTTCGGTCTTCTTTGTTTGTTGGAATCTATTGGTGCCATTTTCACTGGTTGGATTAAGCGAACATTAATTGATCCCCAGTTTACATTTTCTTTTATTGGCTTTGAATGGCTGCAGCCGTTACCGGGTAATGGCATGTATATTTACTACACCATTATGGGTCTTTTTGGCCTTTTTATTATGCTAGGATACAAATATCGTGTGAGTGCTTTTATGTTTACACTGTTATGGACCGGCACGTATTTAATGCAAAAATCATCGTATAACAACCATTACTATTTATTGGTTCTTTTAAGTGCTATCATGATTATTTTGCCAGCACATAAAAATGTTTCAATAGATGCCAAATTAAATCCGAAAATTAAGGAAATAGCGATGCCAAATTGGTGCAGGTATATTTTTGTTTTACAGATGTTTATTGTTTATACCTACGGTTCCATTGCCAAATTATATCCAGATTGGCTAGACGCTTCTGTTATGGCTATTTTAATGAAAAGTAAGGAGCATTATTTTTTAATTGGTGAATTCCTACAAAATGAATGGATGCACTATTTTCTAGCTTATGGCGGCATTCTATTCGATGGTTTAATAATTCCTTTACTGCTTTATAAACCAACACGAAAACTCGCGTTTTTTGCTTCTATATTTTTCCATCTGTTCAACTCCTTTGTTTTTCAAGTTGGAATTTTCCCATACTTATCCCTTGCTTTCGCCTTATTCTTTTTTGAGCCTAAAACAATACATCGCATATTTTTAAAACGAAAACCTTTTTATGAAGGTTCTGAAGTAATTATTCCACCCTATAAAAAACCGATGCTTACTGTTTTCGGCATCTACTTTTTAGTTCAAATTTTATTGCCTTTACGTCAACATGTTTTTCCACAATCGGTTTTATGGACGGAGGAAGGCCATAGAATGTCTTGGCGCATGATGCTGCGCTCAAAAAGTGGCCATACCCTTTATCATGTTGTGGATAAAAAAACACAAGTGAGAACCACTATTAATTTAGACTATTATTTAACACCTAAACAAAAGCGTTTAGCCAGTGCTAAAGCAGATGTTATATGGCAGTTTGCGCAAATATTAAAAGAAGATTTTGCTAAAAAAGGACAAGATGTTTCTGTTTTTGTGGACTGTAGAATAAGCGTGAATGGACGCAGTTATATTCCGTTTATTAATCCAAAAATAGATATAGCCGCAACCAAGTGGTCCGCATTTAAGCATAGCGAATGGATTTTACCACCAAAACAAGATTATTTCACACGGTAA
- a CDS encoding T9SS-dependent choice-of-anchor J family protein, translated as MKQNNFKLVFLLLLFVSVFSLQAQQKSALTTSISNEPLQLTEENQRHFNETGFVRCATVEMEALRRQNNPNIQSDQEFENWLAPLIQERQERIALEKANGTYRRAVVNIPIIFHVITGSQGDANDISAARIQAQIDQLNLDFNNLSGSTDPVAESAEINFIPAAVDPNGNVLPEPGINRVYGYTGTIATNTMNATIKPATIWDRSLYANIWSANLGGGVLGYAQFPSNSTLPGLDPNGGSALTDGVVVIPGSIGSLTNPGTAAPYNAGRTLTHEIGHWIGLRHIWGDSNCGNDFCADTPESSTSNFGCPTNNQTTCDGNRDMVENYMDYTDDACMNIFTADQVSRILTVLENADGISNLPNSTTGSAEPTILISTTLPSGILEGDGCGFQDIEITLTASEAGNASATATLSHSGTATENIDFELINNSVSFPQGDTTGSNTITLRVYEDGMVETDETITLNVNVSTTGDLVATTNTYVITITNDDTAPTSSGNTVLFSDGFESYTDWQITPVGAWTMLDNDGDTTYAADNNDFPNEGYTGTFIVFNPSQGTPVFGDGWNPHSGTKGYYCFNSTGSSSGTPENDDYIFTPQISLDGTNSELKFWAQSLTDNYAGGERFQVGISTTDTNPASFTIITPAPYVIPPLEWTEYTYDLSAYDGQDIYITFHVVSADEFVFMLDDVSVTADTTTGAQTLVNTATTAGINEVGMAYFTDTNTGNVMIDVDNTGGFNYACVDVSVSRDVATAGAAAVMYGANTDPDSFVTAKTFNITTTNVSTSDASTINFYFSEAELAGWEALTGNSRSELFVKNELTNEVAAITISAFGSDSKLAASFTSGLEGTYVFGTQLALLSVDAFEMASTLSVYPNPTTSVLNIKTTDANLPDSYAVYNMLGQVVKTATILGASDLQINTSDISNGMYFIKIRKDNSSLTIPFIKK; from the coding sequence ATGAAACAAAACAACTTTAAACTAGTTTTTTTATTACTACTGTTTGTAAGTGTTTTTAGTTTACAGGCGCAGCAAAAATCTGCCTTGACAACTTCAATCTCTAACGAACCGCTTCAATTAACTGAAGAAAACCAAAGACATTTTAACGAAACTGGTTTTGTAAGGTGCGCCACTGTAGAAATGGAGGCTTTACGCAGACAAAACAATCCAAACATTCAATCGGATCAAGAATTTGAAAACTGGTTAGCGCCTTTAATTCAAGAACGTCAAGAACGTATTGCTCTAGAAAAAGCTAATGGAACTTACAGACGTGCCGTGGTTAATATCCCTATTATTTTTCACGTAATAACCGGTTCTCAAGGCGATGCTAACGATATTTCAGCCGCTAGAATCCAAGCACAAATAGATCAGTTAAATTTAGATTTTAACAACCTTTCAGGAAGTACAGATCCTGTTGCAGAATCTGCGGAAATAAACTTTATTCCAGCAGCTGTTGATCCTAATGGAAATGTTTTACCAGAACCTGGTATAAATAGAGTTTACGGTTATACTGGTACAATTGCTACTAATACCATGAACGCGACTATTAAACCAGCAACTATTTGGGATCGTTCTTTATACGCTAATATATGGAGTGCCAATTTAGGAGGTGGTGTTTTAGGATACGCACAATTTCCATCTAACTCAACACTGCCAGGCTTAGATCCAAATGGCGGTTCAGCACTTACCGATGGCGTTGTTGTCATTCCAGGTAGTATTGGCTCTTTAACTAACCCAGGAACTGCAGCACCTTATAATGCTGGTCGTACGTTAACACACGAAATTGGTCACTGGATTGGATTAAGACATATATGGGGAGACTCTAATTGTGGAAACGATTTTTGTGCGGATACTCCAGAAAGTTCAACTTCCAATTTTGGTTGTCCAACAAACAACCAAACTACTTGTGATGGTAATAGAGACATGGTTGAAAATTATATGGACTATACGGATGACGCGTGTATGAATATTTTTACAGCAGATCAAGTAAGTAGAATTTTAACTGTTCTTGAAAATGCGGATGGTATTTCAAATTTACCAAATTCTACAACAGGTAGTGCAGAACCTACTATTCTTATAAGTACTACCCTACCTTCTGGAATTTTAGAAGGTGATGGCTGTGGTTTTCAAGACATTGAAATTACATTAACAGCAAGCGAGGCTGGAAATGCTTCGGCAACAGCAACTTTATCACACTCTGGTACGGCAACCGAAAATATAGATTTTGAACTTATTAATAACTCCGTATCATTTCCTCAAGGTGATACAACGGGAAGCAATACTATTACATTACGCGTATATGAAGATGGTATGGTTGAAACTGATGAAACCATTACTTTAAATGTTAATGTATCAACCACTGGCGATTTAGTGGCCACCACAAATACATACGTTATAACTATTACTAATGACGATACAGCTCCAACTAGTTCAGGTAATACCGTTTTATTTAGTGACGGTTTTGAATCGTACACAGATTGGCAAATTACACCTGTTGGCGCTTGGACTATGTTAGACAATGATGGCGATACAACCTATGCAGCAGATAATAACGATTTCCCAAACGAAGGGTATACAGGAACATTTATTGTTTTTAACCCTAGCCAAGGCACACCTGTATTTGGTGACGGATGGAATCCTCATTCCGGAACAAAAGGCTATTACTGCTTTAACTCAACAGGAAGCTCTAGTGGTACACCTGAAAATGATGATTACATTTTTACGCCTCAAATTTCGTTAGATGGAACGAATAGTGAACTCAAATTTTGGGCACAAAGTTTAACCGATAATTACGCGGGAGGCGAACGTTTCCAAGTAGGTATTTCTACTACGGACACTAACCCTGCTAGTTTCACCATCATTACACCTGCACCATACGTTATTCCACCATTAGAATGGACAGAATACACGTATGATTTATCAGCTTATGATGGTCAAGATATTTACATCACGTTTCATGTAGTTTCCGCCGATGAGTTTGTATTTATGTTGGATGATGTTTCTGTTACTGCAGACACAACTACGGGCGCTCAAACACTAGTTAATACAGCAACTACAGCTGGAATTAATGAGGTTGGAATGGCCTATTTTACAGATACTAACACTGGAAACGTTATGATTGACGTGGACAATACAGGTGGCTTTAACTATGCATGCGTGGACGTTTCAGTTTCTAGAGATGTAGCAACTGCAGGAGCAGCAGCAGTTATGTATGGCGCTAATACCGATCCAGATTCTTTTGTTACCGCTAAAACATTCAATATTACTACAACTAACGTTAGCACATCTGATGCTTCAACTATCAACTTCTACTTCAGTGAAGCCGAACTTGCGGGTTGGGAAGCACTAACAGGAAATTCTAGAAGTGAACTTTTTGTGAAAAATGAACTCACTAATGAAGTGGCAGCTATTACTATTTCTGCTTTTGGATCTGATTCCAAATTAGCAGCTTCCTTTACATCAGGTCTTGAAGGAACTTATGTTTTTGGTACACAATTAGCGTTATTATCTGTTGATGCATTTGAAATGGCTTCCACGTTGTCCGTTTATCCAAACCCAACAACATCTGTTTTAAATATTAAAACTACGGATGCTAACTTGCCTGATAGTTATGCTGTATACAACATGCTTGGTCAAGTTGTTAAAACGGCTACTATTTTAGGCGCTTCAGATTTACAAATCAATACATCTGATATAAGTAATGGCATGTACTTTATTAAAATACGTAAAGACAATTCATCACTTACAATACCATTTATTAAGAAATAA
- a CDS encoding bifunctional riboflavin kinase/FAD synthetase — MKIIQTQHSDFENETVVTIGTFDGVHIGHQKIIEKLVTSAKNNALKSAIMTFFPHPRMVLQKDTTIKLLNTIDEKAAIMEAHGLDYLVIKKFTKAFSRLKAEDFVSDILVKQLRAKKVIIGYDHHFGRNRTANIDDLRQFGIDYQFEVEEISAQDINDVSVSSTKIRTALLNGDIKTANSYLGYNYMLTGTVIHGKGLGKEIGFPTANLHIEEHYKLIPADGVYVIKSKINNHIYFGMMNIGTNPTVNPENNQSIEINFFNLEASLYGSKLKIDMLERIRDEQKFNSVTELQAQLEKDKQTALQYIKNHATH, encoded by the coding sequence TTGAAAATAATACAAACGCAACATAGCGACTTTGAGAATGAAACTGTTGTTACCATTGGTACATTTGATGGTGTTCATATTGGACATCAAAAAATAATAGAAAAACTAGTTACATCTGCTAAAAATAATGCTCTAAAATCAGCTATAATGACCTTTTTTCCACACCCAAGAATGGTGCTGCAGAAAGACACCACCATCAAATTACTCAACACTATAGATGAAAAAGCAGCCATCATGGAAGCTCACGGGTTGGATTATTTGGTTATTAAAAAGTTTACTAAAGCATTTTCCCGACTAAAGGCGGAAGATTTTGTTTCAGACATTTTAGTAAAACAACTGCGAGCTAAAAAAGTTATTATTGGTTACGACCACCATTTTGGAAGGAATAGAACAGCCAATATTGATGATTTACGCCAATTTGGTATTGACTATCAATTTGAAGTTGAAGAAATTTCAGCACAAGACATCAATGATGTTTCTGTTAGTTCTACAAAAATTAGAACAGCACTATTAAATGGAGACATAAAAACAGCCAATAGTTATTTAGGTTATAACTACATGTTGACCGGAACCGTAATTCACGGTAAAGGATTAGGTAAAGAAATAGGTTTTCCAACGGCTAATCTGCATATTGAAGAACACTATAAACTAATACCAGCAGATGGCGTTTATGTGATTAAATCTAAAATAAACAATCACATCTATTTTGGGATGATGAATATAGGCACAAATCCCACGGTAAATCCAGAAAACAATCAATCCATTGAAATAAATTTCTTTAATTTAGAAGCATCGTTATATGGTTCTAAATTAAAAATAGATATGCTTGAACGCATCCGAGACGAGCAGAAATTTAATTCCGTGACCGAATTACAGGCACAATTAGAAAAGGATAAACAAACCGCTTTACAGTATATAAAAAATCATGCGACTCACTAA